One Aegilops tauschii subsp. strangulata cultivar AL8/78 chromosome 2, Aet v6.0, whole genome shotgun sequence genomic window, GTCATCCACTGGCATCTCATTATCTAGAATTGACCCTTACAACAGTATAGAAGCAAAGGCAAGTTAAAAGGATGCATTACTCCCAAGAAGCTAAAGCTAGTAAGCAACCTATCATTCACTGGCATATCATATCTAGAATTGACCCTTGTAACACTATAGAAGCAAAGGCAAGTTAAGAACCTCCCAAGAAGCTAAAGCTAGTAAACAACCAGTAGATGAGCACCATTGATCTGAATCAAACATCACAGCATCAACCTATAGTTCACTGGCATATCATACCCAGAATTGACTCTTGTAACAGTATAGAAGCCAACCCCATGTTTTACTTCCAATGAGCTAAAGCTACTAAACGGCAGTACATCAGTTGCAGAACAAGCAAGCCTAATATGCAACCAGACATAGCACTGCCAATTTTAAAGCCTCCTAAGAATTATATTTTTGAAGCAGCGCCTCTAAAACAAAGATGGCATCCATGAAAGGCAAGAAATGTGCAAGCAGGCAACATCAATAAGTAGTCACGACTGATGCAAGCAACACCCGCAGCGTTCGAAACAATAAAatcaaacaagcaaacaacaTAAGCATAAGTACGTAACTAGCATGCAAATTCAACACCACCAGAAAGCTTAATCTGACAAATCATAAGCAAGATATCCAGATCCAGACCTTATTTGGATCAAAAGACTACCAGATTTTGTCCCAAGACATTCAAACTTAATAAGATCCTACAGCAACAGATATCATTGTCTCTCCAAACCATATTTTAGTCCGTCATGACGCAAGATGATGTTTGGGCAAGTAAAACAGGAGTGGTAAATCACCGGCCGCCGAATCCAGCAGCGTTGAGGCCGAGCAGCATCTTGCCGTTGTCACCAGAGGGGATGTAGGCAACGTTGGGTGAGCGGGCCAGCTCCGCGGCTATCTCCTTGGCAGCCTCGATCCTCCTGAGCTCGATCAGCCCTGTCCCAGCGATGGCGGTGGCCTCAGAAATGAGCCGTGCAGACTCACTTTCTCCCTCAGCACGCACGATGGCAGCGCGCCTCTcctgctcggccttggcgaccaGGAACTTGGAGCGCTCAGCCTCCTGCTGCGCGACCTGCTTCTTCTCGACGGCCTGGGAGAAGTCGGCGCCGTAGGAGAGGTGGGTGATGGCGACGTCGTCGAGTATGATGTTGAACTCGCGGGCCCTTTTGATGAGGGAGTCGCGGACGAGCGCCGACACATGGGGGCGGTCGGTGAGGAGCTGGTCGGCGTTGAACTGGGCGACGACGGCCTTGAGCACCTCGTTCCCGATGGAGGGGAGCACCTTGTCGTCGTACTCGAGGCCGAGGGAGGTGAAGATGGTCGGCAGGTTGACGACGTCGGGGCGGGAGAGGAGGCGGAGGGTGAGGTTTACCATCTGCAGGTCCTTGGTGCCGGAGTTGGAGGAGAAGTTGTGCGGGCGCGTGCGGATGTCGAAGATGTAGGGCTTCTGGAGCCACGGCACGATGAAGTGGGTGCCCTCGCCGACGGTATCCGGCAGCACTCCGCGGAACCGGTCGAAGACGACGGCGCGCTCGCCGCCGTCCACGGTGTAGAGCGACGCCGAGAGGAGGGAGGCCGCGGCGCCGAGGCCAGCCGCCGCCTTGGCGATGTTGGTGAGGAACGAGACCGCCGCGGGACCGCCGGACATGGTCGCCTTCCGGGGGGGATTTCGGGACGGCGGCGCGGGAGTAAAACCCTAGCGAGGGATTTCGTCTGGGTGCGGGCTTGGGGAGGGGAATGGGGGGTGTGGGGCGGCTGGATCTGGCTGCCTGTGGGTTTTGTTTGGGTTTATTTCTTGGGAGAGAAGAAGCTAGACGGTGGGGTCTGGCTGAATGACAGGTGGTGGCCCGGTGTCAGTCTTCGGATTGGGCGAGAAGAAAGAAACCTTTTTCGAGAAAttgagaagaagaaagaaactcGTGCTTGTACCGGAGAATGGGCCATTTGGGCCACTAGCCGGTGCGGCAAGAAACTTTACTTGGAAAAGAAGAAGGGCGCAGCAGACGAGGCCGGCTTAGCGCGGATACAGGCCTGCAgcgtttttttctttctttttttacaCTTTTTGCGTTCGTTTTTCTGCTCATATATCTAAATATTCTGAGTATGTCTATTATAGAATTACTTTATactataatttttttgaaaaactaggtgaatgcccgtgcgttgctagGGGACAACAAAGATATATACATTGATCAATAATCAAATGGTCATTAATCTACTTCGCTGACTTCGAGCACCATCTTATTGACATTATATTGTCAGTTCCTCTCTAATTTATTTCAACCCTTTTGTTTGCTCACATATATTATAGTTGACCAGTACAATATGTATTctctccaccaccaccaccaagttGGGAGTCAAATATGTTACATACACATGTATATGTTGAAAACAATGACACGTGGCAGAAGATGCCCGTATTCTATGGCATCGATGAATATAAGGCAACATTGCATGGCCTCACCTTCAACTCTGCATTGTTGTAAAAAGAGGTTCATCACGGTTATGTTATTCTTCGGTTCAACCTCCAGCTCCATATCCATTGCACCGACATTCCGTTGTGAAGATCTGAAAGAATAAGCAACTCGTTTGAGGCCGTTATAACCTACTTTTGTGGTTGTTTGCACATGAAAATAACCTGACCGGTGCAACTACAACTATTGCATGGAGAATACAGGAAAAAATAATCAAACATGTCCATATATATTATATTAGTGAGAAATTTGATAATATCAAGTTTACAACAGTATGTAAATTAGCTCGCTTGCAATTTATATCAGACACTAAATTAATATGAAAAGTCACACAGACCTTGCTTATCTCTCTCCTGGGGCTTCATTCAGTTTGGGAGGAGCGGATAAGGGGCTAGAAGCAGAAGTAGCACATCTGCGCAAATCGTGCACAGTACTCAATTGCTGCTCCTCGTCGGCATCACGATTTAGCCCCTAGGTAAAACTGCTCTGGCCCTGCACCTTTTACTCTCCCCCCATACGTGAGTAGCAGCGGCTAGCAAGCCCACGCCGGCGTCCACCCCCGCCCGTCCCTCTCTACTCTCTCCCTACACCTCCAAACGACACTCACCATGATCACCCCCAGCCATGGCAGATAGCACCTTCCTTTGAGCTCCTCCCCGTGTACAGCCCCTCACAATGATCCACCATCCCGCCTGTCCATTGTTCTCCTCCGGACAAGGCCCTCTATTCTGCACTTCTGCTTGATTTGAGAAAAAATCAGGGGAAGGGAACGAACTTGTGACGCGGATGAGAAGAAATGAAGAATAGTGGCGGATCGACGGAGGAGGCGAGAGGTGTCGAGGTCAGCCGAGGTTTGTCTCCTTGCCGCCAGGTCATGATGGAGCACGGGAGTGATCTGCAtctaaattttatttttgtttttataAGGCAAGTACCTATCGGTGGGCTGGTTTTCAGGCAGAAAATCGGATGCGATATGAT contains:
- the LOC109754476 gene encoding prohibitin-3, mitochondrial codes for the protein MSGGPAAVSFLTNIAKAAAGLGAAASLLSASLYTVDGGERAVVFDRFRGVLPDTVGEGTHFIVPWLQKPYIFDIRTRPHNFSSNSGTKDLQMVNLTLRLLSRPDVVNLPTIFTSLGLEYDDKVLPSIGNEVLKAVVAQFNADQLLTDRPHVSALVRDSLIKRAREFNIILDDVAITHLSYGADFSQAVEKKQVAQQEAERSKFLVAKAEQERRAAIVRAEGESESARLISEATAIAGTGLIELRRIEAAKEIAAELARSPNVAYIPSGDNGKMLLGLNAAGFGGR